The following are encoded together in the Lactuca sativa cultivar Salinas chromosome 1, Lsat_Salinas_v11, whole genome shotgun sequence genome:
- the LOC111909227 gene encoding gibberellin 2-beta-dioxygenase 2, protein MVVATQMSPIRVEKIREIKIPTIDLSGKESQVSKLIVEACEEYGFFNVINHGVPHHIIQTMEDESFDFFRKPLSEKQRVGLTKPFGYGNKNIGLSGDTGELEYLLLQTNQNAIDHTSKLVSNSPSKFSSTVSRYVEVVRGLACEILGVMAKGIGVPPSLFTTLLTDHDSDSLFRLNHYPLVTDTSSSSSFHHGNAPIGFGEHSDPQILTLLTSNGVPGLQILLGNGVWVPVNSDPKAFCVIVGDLLQVMTNGRFKSVRHRAMANTSSRECRLSMVFFGGPPPQTIITCPPQLLKPNKPPLYKPFTWAEYKSHTYAHRLGETRLDHFKLP, encoded by the exons ATGGTGGTGGCAACTCAAATGAGCCCAATACGGGTCGAAAAGATCCGAGAGATAAAGATACCAACGATTGATCTTTCGGGAAAAGAATCACAAGTATCAAAGCTCATTGTAGAAGCTTGTGAAGAATATGGTTTCTTTAACGTCATCAACCATGGTGTCCCTCATCACATTATACAAACGATGGAAGATGAAAGCTTTGACTTCTTCCGTAAACCCTTATCCGAAAAACAACGGGTCGGGTTGACCAAACCTTTCGGATACGGAAACAAGAACATCGGGCTTAGTGGCGACACCGGCGAGCTTGAGTATCTTCTTCTGCAAACCAATCAAAACGCTATTGATCACACTTCCAAGCTCGTCTCCAATTCCCCATCAAAATTTAG TTCTACAGTAAGTCGGTATGTAGAAGTGGTGAGGGGATTGGCATGTGAAATATTGGGTGTGATGGCGAAGGGGATTGGGGTCCCACCTTCACTCTTTACGACTTTGCTTACAGATCACGACAGTGACTCACTCTTTAGACTCAATCACTATCCACTTGTCACTGACACGTCATCATCTTCCTCTTTCCACCATGGCAATGCCCCTATTGGGTTCGGAGAGCACTCTGACCCTCAGATTCTGACACTCCTCACATCCAACGGTGTTCCTGGCTTGCAGATATTATTGGGAAACGGCGTTTGGGTGCCTGTCAACTCGGATCCAAAAGCTTTTTGTGTCATTGTTGGTGATCTTCTACAG GTGATGACAAATGGAAGGTTTAAGAGTGTTCGGCATAGAGCGATGGCTAACACATCATCAAGAGAATGTAGGCTGTCGATGGTGTTTTTTGGTGGACCTCCACCCCAAACCATAATCACTTGCCCACCACAATTACTCAAACCAAATAAACCTCCACTTTACAAACCATTCACTTGGGCTGAGTACAAGTCCCACACTTATGCCCATAGACTTGGTGAAACTAGGCTTGATCACTTCAAACTTCCCTAG